One region of Streptomyces davaonensis JCM 4913 genomic DNA includes:
- a CDS encoding lipase/acyltransferase domain-containing protein, with protein MKRAPVHDLVVVLPGIMGTRLADADGGAVWDVSGGALWRALRTFSRSVKDLRLPVDIGDDHPGDGIRPVGVMPDLHVIPGIWHPVDGYSSLLHWLEQNFTLRSRQPSDPPGTPANLVEFGYDWRLSCRYNAHCLEERVAEELARWRSSAPERRDARVVFICHSMGGLVARYYVECLGGHEVTRRLITLGTPHRGSLNALTHLVNGLRKGWGPFGADLTELARSLPSLHQLVPDYACVSTADGLAYARDLTGLPGPDEKLLADAGVFHSELRRAAEAPGRDSRTDLVTVVGVRQPTATTGVYAGGVLVPSWEIDGVDEGGDGTVPRLSARPANAADTGHLVGTSFSPNEHHGSLQHNQGVRDALSGWLEHERFHRGEDDKDAPPLSVLAPTLLAYGEPYEVSVTVPDEMRGHDELLVVAELRAADRRSESTRSLRNLGGGRYRGVFPAPEGGAYRLAVWVEGRMESRVTALTLVGELGE; from the coding sequence ATGAAGCGTGCACCTGTCCATGACCTCGTGGTGGTGCTGCCGGGCATCATGGGGACCCGGCTGGCCGACGCCGACGGCGGCGCGGTCTGGGATGTGTCCGGGGGCGCGTTATGGCGGGCGCTACGCACCTTCAGCAGGTCGGTCAAGGATCTGCGCCTGCCCGTCGACATCGGCGACGACCACCCCGGCGACGGCATCCGCCCGGTGGGTGTCATGCCCGACCTCCACGTCATCCCGGGCATCTGGCATCCGGTGGACGGCTACAGCTCCTTACTCCACTGGCTCGAACAAAATTTCACCCTGCGTAGCCGCCAACCGAGCGATCCTCCCGGCACGCCCGCGAACCTTGTCGAGTTCGGGTACGACTGGCGTCTGTCCTGCCGCTACAACGCTCACTGTTTGGAGGAGCGGGTCGCGGAGGAACTCGCACGCTGGCGCTCCTCGGCCCCGGAGCGCCGTGACGCCCGCGTGGTCTTCATCTGCCACTCGATGGGCGGTCTGGTGGCCCGGTATTACGTCGAGTGCCTCGGCGGCCACGAGGTCACCCGCCGCCTGATCACGCTGGGTACGCCGCACCGGGGCTCGCTGAACGCGCTGACGCATCTGGTGAACGGGCTGCGCAAGGGGTGGGGGCCGTTCGGCGCGGACCTCACGGAGCTGGCGCGGTCGCTGCCTTCCCTGCATCAGCTGGTGCCGGACTACGCGTGCGTGTCGACGGCCGACGGTCTCGCGTACGCCCGCGACCTGACGGGGCTGCCCGGCCCGGACGAGAAGCTCCTCGCCGACGCGGGCGTCTTCCACTCCGAGCTGCGCCGGGCAGCCGAGGCTCCCGGCCGCGACTCCCGGACCGACCTGGTGACGGTCGTGGGCGTACGCCAGCCGACGGCGACGACTGGGGTGTACGCGGGGGGTGTGCTGGTGCCCTCCTGGGAGATCGACGGGGTGGACGAGGGTGGGGACGGGACGGTGCCGCGGCTGTCGGCGCGGCCGGCCAATGCCGCCGATACAGGCCATCTGGTGGGGACTTCGTTCAGCCCCAACGAGCACCACGGGTCCCTCCAGCACAACCAGGGAGTGCGCGACGCGCTCTCGGGGTGGCTCGAGCATGAGCGCTTCCACCGGGGCGAGGACGACAAGGACGCGCCTCCGCTGAGCGTGCTGGCCCCGACGCTGCTGGCGTACGGGGAGCCCTACGAGGTGTCGGTGACGGTGCCCGACGAGATGCGCGGGCACGACGAGTTGCTGGTGGTCGCCGAGCTGCGGGCCGCGGACCGACGGTCCGAATCCACCCGTTCCCTCCGCAACCTGGGAGGCGGGCGCTATCGCGGGGTGTTCCCCGCGCCGGAGGGCGGGGCCTACCGGCTGGCGGTGTGGGTCGAGGGACGCATGGAGTCGAGGGTGACGGCGCTGACGTTGGTGGGTGAGCTGGGTGAGTGA
- a CDS encoding CHAT domain-containing protein codes for MTPPAVILVVQASSPRTPGTPDTSAEYREMHRSITHAQYAHALTLESLQAAQAQDLPDRLIRGAPAVLHFSARGTPAGGLRFLTDDGGEAPISDQGLCKLLTEFVAEGLRLVVLSACWTYELTQLLAETVPCVIGTGGPITDTSCLDYSRTLYSALAHGRSVGKAHSIAVGAAEMYGADVRCLPELRTAPGVFADALFLVGAEYRTPPTRTTVKPRGSGLPWRLRKKPLPGGPGLRP; via the coding sequence ATGACACCCCCCGCCGTCATCCTGGTGGTCCAAGCGTCCTCCCCCAGAACCCCCGGCACCCCAGACACCAGCGCCGAATACCGCGAAATGCACCGCAGCATCACCCACGCCCAATACGCCCACGCCCTAACCCTGGAAAGCCTCCAAGCAGCCCAAGCCCAAGACCTCCCCGACCGCCTGATCCGAGGCGCCCCCGCAGTACTCCACTTCTCCGCCCGAGGCACCCCCGCCGGCGGCCTCCGTTTCCTCACCGACGACGGCGGTGAGGCCCCGATCTCCGACCAGGGCCTGTGCAAGCTGCTCACCGAGTTCGTCGCGGAAGGTCTACGTCTCGTCGTCCTCAGCGCCTGCTGGACCTACGAGCTGACACAGCTCCTCGCCGAGACAGTCCCCTGCGTCATCGGCACCGGCGGACCCATCACCGACACGAGCTGTCTCGACTACTCCCGCACCCTCTACAGCGCCCTCGCCCACGGCCGCTCGGTCGGCAAGGCGCACAGCATCGCCGTAGGGGCTGCCGAGATGTACGGCGCTGACGTCCGCTGTCTGCCCGAGTTGCGGACCGCGCCCGGCGTGTTCGCGGACGCCCTGTTCCTCGTCGGGGCGGAGTACCGCACGCCGCCCACCAGGACGACCGTCAAGCCGCGGGGCAGCGGGCTGCCGTGGCGGCTGCGGAAGAAGCCGTTGCCCGGTGGGCCGGGTTTGCGGCCGTAG
- a CDS encoding GntR family transcriptional regulator, translating to MTAPVVHSLREQIREHILEGIISGRWQPGERIVERRIATELEVSQTPVREALRELESLRLIESAPNKGVRVRNLTAADLEESYPVRAGLEAIAAELAAERLAQDCSALEPHVSALYEADREADGTAQVRHTVGFHRELVRAAGNSVLLHTWEGLGIEVFTALSIRWLGTVQQSYAEEHEELVQAFRRRDPRIADLVKAHVLGCAPRHES from the coding sequence ATGACCGCGCCCGTCGTCCACTCGCTGCGCGAACAGATCCGCGAGCACATCCTGGAAGGGATCATCAGTGGGCGCTGGCAGCCGGGCGAGCGGATCGTGGAGCGCCGGATCGCGACCGAGCTGGAGGTCAGCCAGACGCCGGTGCGCGAGGCACTGCGCGAGTTGGAGTCGCTGCGGCTGATCGAGTCGGCGCCCAACAAGGGCGTGCGGGTGCGGAATCTGACCGCCGCCGATCTGGAGGAGAGCTACCCCGTTCGGGCTGGCCTTGAGGCCATTGCCGCGGAGCTGGCGGCGGAGCGGCTGGCCCAGGACTGCTCGGCACTGGAGCCGCATGTCTCGGCGCTGTACGAGGCGGACCGGGAGGCGGACGGCACCGCCCAGGTCCGGCACACCGTCGGCTTCCACCGCGAGCTGGTGCGGGCGGCCGGGAACTCCGTGCTGCTGCACACCTGGGAGGGCCTCGGCATCGAGGTCTTCACGGCGCTGTCGATCCGCTGGCTGGGGACGGTCCAGCAGTCGTACGCGGAGGAGCACGAGGAGCTGGTGCAGGCGTTCCGGCGCCGGGATCCGCGGATCGCGGATCTGGTGAAGGCCCATGTGCTGGGCTGCGCACCGCGCCACGAATCCTGA
- a CDS encoding ATP-binding protein yields the protein MSEQGIQGTVLGVVVQKYKSGNYPELPRATEQLTELCTLLEGYGYTPTVVQDPGRDSLKASVESWREGWEENGSHGPAIVVWSGHGVLRDEGELRLVVHDTRTVDDEEQTYSARLLTSAALRSRADQVLMLIDTCHAGAGVIESLQKALSTWSARSLPEGRAAWLGVVASCRPREKAEGRGLLLDTVVDVLRNGPRTKSYRHRWSPRNWQVTGADVVRAALDQWPEDEGQRPVPASLGQELPMFRNPHKEEKGEPELVEHLVRAAAGADRVEEGWFFTGRRRVLGEIVDWLEAREPGLFLVTGSAGSGKSAVLGRVATLSDRRHRADIVKHEALREGDPDPGVDSVDVALHLRGLTVQQVAEAIARRLGLGVPDTPAELIADVERELASSDRPTVLLLDGLDEAAAEQAGLIVEQLLAPLSRMTCILLASRDRPFNPEAAAAGEPLDEAVSRLLGIRARAAGLDGEADTGEDIREYARRRLHVTGLPGEAADLIARRAATGHGGFLYAQMAVDSVIRHVPEEGAEGWESSIPVSISAAFNEHLAAGPQLERNGEVVPLAAQELLTALSWGTGNGMPARGVWETAATALSTNGTVYDREHVDWLLNSYGRYVVEDTDGVQAVYRLYHREFIEHLRESSSRERGEGQPEPAYLVARGLVDLLRQQSDEAAVLEHANPYLRGSLAEHAVMAGGRGIALVRELVELREQVFQPDLAMALTELARMLSEAGLREAALAPSQEAVDLYRTLAEANPAAYLPDLATSLNNLAIHQSETGDRTGALTTINEAVTIRRTLAKANPAAYLPNLAGSLNNLAVHQSETGDRTGALTTINEAVTIRRTLAKANPAAYLPDLATSLNNLANRQSETGDRTGALTTINEAVTIRRTLAKANPAAYLPDLAMSLNNLADIASTDQTLAAFAQAEESLARHPQAARQITVQRAEFQLTRADSAAGVSTLIDLLLTPLDGLDPVASQARHLLRNFDRATETGTAQVRTAWRRATGTEPPAWLSLAEAAFALAITWIQCPTWISSRTFWDEHAAELQSPETTQALEELALAHEAAQQHLHIARAAAADTPDAAFRPYLTREFLGTWMDCPAWEESQTYLADHGEYLLHDESVDQLANDQSAEAAAHWAVVLLARAEGIPTAYTYIEARTALNDRIQRLLAAPDAVLLNACALLELLVHQDEFTATVHLAMSAVLSDNTYAPDPWPTPTQPDRDRALTEITTLMGHSPQHAQALSALLQTLLTITPE from the coding sequence GTGAGTGAGCAGGGGATCCAGGGGACGGTTCTCGGGGTCGTGGTGCAGAAGTACAAGAGCGGGAACTATCCCGAGCTGCCCAGGGCGACCGAGCAGCTGACCGAGCTCTGCACTCTGCTGGAGGGCTACGGCTACACACCCACCGTGGTGCAGGACCCCGGCCGTGACAGCCTCAAAGCCTCGGTGGAGAGCTGGCGCGAGGGCTGGGAGGAGAACGGGTCCCACGGCCCGGCAATCGTGGTCTGGTCCGGGCACGGCGTGCTCCGGGACGAGGGGGAACTCCGGCTGGTCGTGCACGACACCCGGACGGTGGACGACGAGGAACAGACATACTCGGCCCGACTGTTGACCAGTGCGGCGCTGCGCAGTCGCGCCGATCAGGTGCTGATGCTCATCGACACCTGCCATGCGGGCGCCGGGGTGATCGAGTCCCTTCAGAAGGCCCTCTCCACCTGGTCGGCACGGAGCCTGCCCGAAGGCCGGGCGGCCTGGCTCGGGGTGGTCGCGAGCTGCCGTCCGCGGGAGAAGGCCGAAGGACGCGGGCTCCTGCTGGACACGGTGGTGGACGTCCTGCGCAACGGCCCCAGGACCAAGAGCTACCGGCACCGATGGAGTCCCCGTAACTGGCAGGTGACCGGCGCCGATGTCGTACGGGCCGCACTCGACCAGTGGCCCGAGGACGAGGGGCAGCGTCCCGTCCCCGCTTCCCTGGGCCAGGAACTGCCGATGTTCCGGAACCCGCACAAGGAGGAGAAGGGGGAGCCGGAACTGGTGGAGCACCTGGTCAGGGCCGCGGCCGGGGCGGACCGTGTGGAGGAGGGTTGGTTCTTCACGGGGCGTCGGCGGGTGCTCGGGGAGATCGTCGACTGGCTGGAGGCCAGGGAGCCGGGACTGTTCCTCGTCACTGGGAGCGCGGGCAGCGGCAAGTCGGCGGTGCTGGGGCGGGTGGCGACGCTCTCCGACCGCCGGCACCGGGCCGACATCGTCAAGCATGAGGCGCTGCGTGAGGGGGACCCCGATCCGGGGGTGGACTCGGTGGATGTCGCCCTGCACCTGCGAGGGCTCACGGTGCAGCAGGTGGCGGAGGCGATCGCCCGGCGGTTGGGACTGGGGGTCCCTGACACACCGGCGGAGCTGATCGCGGATGTCGAGCGGGAGTTGGCATCCTCCGACCGTCCGACGGTGCTGCTCCTGGACGGTCTGGACGAGGCGGCTGCCGAGCAGGCCGGGCTGATCGTCGAGCAGTTACTGGCCCCGCTGAGCCGGATGACGTGCATTCTGCTCGCCTCTCGGGACCGCCCGTTCAACCCGGAGGCAGCGGCGGCGGGGGAACCCCTGGATGAAGCCGTCAGCCGCCTCCTCGGGATCCGGGCACGCGCGGCCGGACTGGACGGCGAGGCGGACACCGGCGAGGACATTCGGGAGTACGCGCGCCGACGCCTGCACGTCACGGGACTGCCCGGGGAAGCGGCCGACTTGATCGCGCGGCGGGCCGCGACGGGCCACGGAGGCTTCCTCTACGCCCAGATGGCGGTGGACTCCGTGATCAGGCACGTTCCTGAGGAAGGCGCGGAGGGGTGGGAGTCGAGCATCCCGGTGTCCATCTCCGCGGCGTTCAACGAGCATCTGGCCGCCGGCCCCCAACTAGAGCGGAACGGCGAGGTCGTCCCCCTCGCCGCCCAGGAGCTACTGACGGCCCTGTCCTGGGGGACGGGAAACGGCATGCCCGCCCGGGGAGTCTGGGAAACGGCGGCCACCGCACTGAGCACGAACGGCACCGTCTATGACCGGGAGCATGTGGACTGGCTCCTCAACTCCTACGGCCGGTATGTCGTGGAGGACACCGACGGTGTCCAGGCTGTGTACCGGCTCTACCACCGTGAGTTCATCGAGCATCTGAGGGAGTCGTCCAGCAGGGAGCGCGGGGAAGGGCAACCTGAGCCTGCGTATCTCGTGGCGCGTGGCCTTGTCGACCTTCTGCGACAGCAGAGCGATGAGGCTGCGGTCCTGGAGCATGCCAATCCATATCTGCGGGGGTCGCTGGCGGAGCACGCGGTCATGGCAGGGGGTAGAGGGATCGCGCTGGTCAGGGAACTCGTCGAGCTGCGGGAGCAAGTCTTCCAACCTGACCTGGCGATGGCGCTGACGGAGCTTGCCCGGATGCTGTCGGAGGCGGGCCTGAGAGAAGCAGCACTGGCGCCGTCGCAGGAGGCTGTTGACCTCTACCGCACCCTCGCCGAGGCCAACCCCGCCGCCTACCTCCCCGACCTCGCCACCTCCCTCAACAACCTCGCCATCCACCAGAGCGAGACCGGAGACCGCACCGGCGCCCTCACCACCATCAACGAAGCCGTCACCATCCGCCGCACCCTCGCCAAGGCCAACCCCGCCGCCTACCTCCCCAACCTCGCCGGCTCCCTCAACAACCTCGCCGTCCACCAGAGCGAGACGGGAGACCGCACCGGCGCCCTCACCACCATCAACGAAGCCGTCACCATCCGCCGCACCCTCGCCAAGGCCAACCCCGCCGCCTACCTCCCCGACCTCGCCACCTCCCTCAACAACCTCGCCAACCGCCAAAGCGAAACAGGTGACCGCACCGGCGCCCTCACCACCATCAACGAAGCCGTCACCATCCGCCGCACCCTCGCCAAGGCCAACCCCGCCGCCTACCTCCCCGACCTCGCCATGTCCCTCAACAACCTCGCCGACATTGCCTCCACTGACCAAACCCTCGCCGCCTTCGCCCAGGCAGAGGAGTCCCTGGCCCGCCACCCCCAAGCCGCACGCCAGATCACCGTCCAGCGCGCGGAATTCCAACTCACCCGTGCGGACAGCGCTGCCGGAGTCAGCACCCTGATCGACTTACTGCTCACGCCCCTTGACGGCCTAGACCCCGTCGCCTCCCAGGCCCGACACCTTCTGCGCAACTTCGATCGCGCGACTGAAACCGGCACTGCCCAGGTCCGCACGGCATGGCGCAGGGCAACAGGTACGGAACCACCGGCCTGGCTGAGCCTCGCCGAGGCCGCGTTCGCCCTCGCCATCACCTGGATCCAGTGCCCCACCTGGATCAGTTCCCGCACCTTCTGGGACGAGCACGCAGCCGAGCTCCAGTCTCCCGAAACGACGCAGGCCCTGGAGGAGTTGGCTCTCGCCCACGAGGCCGCCCAACAACATCTCCACATCGCCCGCGCCGCCGCGGCCGACACCCCTGATGCCGCGTTCCGCCCGTATCTCACCAGAGAGTTCCTGGGCACCTGGATGGACTGCCCCGCGTGGGAGGAATCCCAGACCTACCTCGCGGACCACGGGGAGTACCTCCTGCATGACGAGTCCGTCGATCAACTCGCCAACGACCAATCTGCCGAAGCCGCCGCCCATTGGGCGGTCGTTCTCCTCGCCCGCGCAGAAGGAATCCCCACCGCCTACACATACATCGAGGCCCGCACCGCCCTGAACGACCGAATCCAGCGCCTCCTGGCCGCCCCGGACGCCGTACTGCTCAACGCCTGCGCCCTGCTCGAACTCCTCGTCCATCAAGACGAGTTCACCGCCACCGTCCACCTGGCCATGTCGGCAGTCCTCTCAGACAACACCTACGCCCCCGACCCCTGGCCCACCCCCACCCAGCCCGACCGCGACCGAGCACTCACCGAGATCACGACCCTCATGGGCCACTCCCCCCAACACGCCCAGGCCCTGAGTGCCCTCCTCCAAACCCTCCTGACCATCACCCCCGAATGA